The following coding sequences are from one Sciurus carolinensis chromosome 11, mSciCar1.2, whole genome shotgun sequence window:
- the Pate4 gene encoding prostate and testis expressed protein 4 produces the protein MFRLLLLGVFLVLLMDEGSRVMTRNLIRFCNYCDYYDGYRCKGGMGTCWKLNFGEQNKSCLTSNHYLYDRLLGIYLYHYARLSCEPCEAGMLQIFQDVMRETFCCMDKNRCNNGKANLDMVHIIDHDD, from the exons ATGTTCCGATTGCTTCTGCTGGGTGTATTCCTAGTGCTCCTCATGGATGAGG GAAGCAGAGTCATGACACGGAATT TGATTCGATTTTGCAATTACTGTGATTACTATGATGGATACAGATGCAAGGGTGGCATGGGAACCTGCTGGAAGTTAAATTTCGGTGAACAAAACAAGAGTTGTCTAACGAGTAACCATTACTTATATGATCGCCTTTTGG gCATATACCTGTATCATTATGCAAGACTCTCATGTGAGCCCTGTGAGGCGGGCATGTTGCAGATATTTCAAGATGTTATGAGAGAAACATTTTGCTGCATGGATAAAAACAGATGTAACAATGGCAAAGCAAATTTAGATATGGTACATATAATAGACCATGATGACTAA